In Bosea vestrisii, the following are encoded in one genomic region:
- the cysS gene encoding cysteine--tRNA ligase, translated as MQPTLRLYNTLTRTKEVFTPVDPQNVRMYVCGPTVYDYAHIGNARPVIVFDVLYRLLRQLYGEGHVRYARNLTDVDDKINARAARDFPDLPLNQAIAKVTQTTTAQFHADVDALGNLRPDDEPRATGHIEEMKAIIERLIARGVAYVAEEHVLFHVPAVAGLKEAPRYGSLARRSLDEMISGARVDVAPYKRDPMDFVLWKPSRAGIDPGWPSPAGIATPGRPGWHIECSAMSMKTLLEPFGGGLTCDDPARNVFDIHGGGIDLVFPHHENELAQSCCAFGAAGGAPRMANYWMHNGFLQVEGEKMSKSLGNFVTINELLATDTFGGRTWPGEVLRLAMLKTHYRQPIDWTVKALEEAEKTLADWAAAAGEAEAGQAPAAVIEALADDLNTSQVLAELHALRKAGDYAGLKGSLSLLGIALPQVAVAEIDDALRAKVEASIAARLAARKAKNFAESDRLRDELVAMGIVLMDGKDPATGELITSWEVKR; from the coding sequence ATGCAGCCGACCCTCAGGCTCTACAACACGCTGACGCGGACGAAGGAGGTCTTCACCCCCGTCGATCCCCAGAATGTGCGCATGTATGTCTGCGGCCCGACGGTCTACGACTACGCCCATATCGGCAACGCTAGGCCGGTCATCGTCTTCGACGTGCTCTACCGGCTGCTGCGGCAGCTCTATGGCGAGGGCCATGTCCGCTATGCCCGCAACCTCACCGACGTCGATGACAAGATCAACGCCCGCGCGGCGCGTGACTTTCCCGATCTGCCGCTGAATCAGGCGATCGCGAAGGTCACGCAGACGACGACGGCGCAGTTCCACGCCGATGTCGACGCGCTCGGCAACCTGCGCCCCGATGACGAGCCGCGCGCCACCGGCCATATCGAGGAGATGAAGGCGATCATCGAGCGCCTGATCGCCCGCGGCGTCGCCTATGTCGCCGAGGAGCATGTGCTGTTCCACGTGCCGGCCGTCGCTGGCCTGAAGGAGGCGCCGCGCTACGGCTCGCTCGCCCGGCGCTCGCTCGACGAGATGATCTCCGGGGCACGAGTGGATGTGGCTCCCTATAAAAGGGACCCGATGGATTTCGTGCTGTGGAAGCCGAGCCGCGCCGGCATCGATCCGGGCTGGCCGTCGCCGGCCGGCATCGCCACGCCCGGCCGGCCCGGCTGGCACATCGAATGCTCGGCCATGTCGATGAAGACGCTGCTCGAGCCGTTCGGCGGCGGCCTCACATGCGACGATCCCGCCAGGAACGTCTTCGACATCCATGGCGGCGGCATCGATCTCGTCTTCCCGCACCATGAGAACGAGCTGGCCCAGAGCTGCTGCGCCTTCGGCGCGGCCGGCGGTGCGCCGCGCATGGCGAACTATTGGATGCACAACGGCTTCCTGCAGGTCGAAGGCGAGAAGATGTCGAAGTCGCTCGGCAACTTCGTCACCATCAACGAGCTGCTGGCGACCGACACTTTCGGCGGGCGGACATGGCCCGGCGAGGTGCTGCGGCTTGCCATGCTCAAGACCCATTACCGCCAGCCGATCGACTGGACGGTGAAGGCGCTGGAGGAGGCGGAGAAGACGCTGGCCGATTGGGCGGCTGCAGCCGGAGAGGCTGAGGCCGGGCAGGCCCCCGCCGCGGTGATCGAAGCGCTGGCTGATGATCTCAACACCTCGCAGGTGCTCGCCGAGCTGCACGCCCTGCGCAAGGCTGGGGATTATGCCGGCTTGAAGGGGAGTCTCTCCTTGCTCGGGATCGCTCTGCCGCAGGTGGCAGTTGCCGAGATCGATGATGCCTTGCGGGCAAAGGTCGAAGCGTCGATCGCCGCCCGCCTGGCCGCCCGCAAGGCGAAGAACTTCGCCGAATCCGATCGCCTTCGCGACGAGCTCGTCGCGATGGGTATCGTGCTCATGGACGGGAAGGACCCGGCCACCGGCGAGCTGATTACGAGTTGGGAGGTGAAGCGGTGA
- a CDS encoding endonuclease domain-containing protein encodes MNRDATPSPLAGEGWGEGSRDAAGLGPLETQTGNVGATPHPAAARPPSPAGGEGEPEPTRREVLKSRARIMRREPTEAERKLWHLLRDRRFSGFKFRRQVQVGPYIVDFVCTAKRLIVEADGGQHAENGYDERRDSWLKAQGFRIRRLWNHQIIHHPDEVSDTLWYDLDGATIHEVNILKDQQQ; translated from the coding sequence GTGAACCGCGACGCAACCCCCTCTCCCCTTGCGGGAGAGGGTTGGGGTGAGGGGTCGCGCGACGCTGCCGGCCTTGGGCCTCTTGAAACGCAAACCGGAAACGTCGGCGCGACCCCTCATCCGGCCGCTGCGCGGCCACCTTCTCCCGCAGGGGGAGAAGGGGAGCCCGAGCCGACGCGCCGGGAGGTTCTGAAGTCGCGAGCCCGCATCATGCGGCGTGAACCAACTGAGGCCGAGCGGAAGCTCTGGCATCTGCTTCGCGATCGTCGTTTCAGTGGCTTCAAATTCCGACGGCAGGTGCAGGTCGGGCCTTACATTGTCGACTTCGTGTGCACTGCGAAGCGATTGATCGTCGAAGCCGATGGCGGGCAGCATGCCGAGAACGGCTACGATGAGCGGCGGGATTCTTGGCTGAAGGCGCAGGGTTTTCGCATTCGCCGCCTCTGGAACCACCAGATCATTCATCACCCGGACGAGGTCAGCGACACGCTCTGGTACGACCTCGACGGCGCGACCATCCATGAAGTCAATATCCTGAAAGACCAACAACAATGA
- the cimA gene encoding citramalate synthase, whose translation MSAQALARIHLFDTTLRDGAQTTGVDFSLDDKRAVAAMLDKLGIDYVEGGYPGANPLDTAFFAEKPTKRAKFAAFGMTKRAGRSASNDPGIAALLDAKADAIVFVAKSWDYHVHVALEISLEDNLDGIRDSVATAKAAGREVMLDCEHFFDGYKANPDYALACARAAYEAGARWVVLCDTNGGTLPDEIGRIVAEVAKVVPGENLGIHAHDDCGCAVANSLAAVEAGARQIQGTLNGLGERCGNANLVTLIGALKLKDRYNRRFTLGVDEAELGELTHVSRALDEMLNRAPNRHAPFVGASAFATKAGIHASAVLKDPRTYEHVAPDLVGNVRKVLVSDQGGKSNLVAELERIGVTIGRDDPRLSRVLEELKEKEAQGYAFEGADASFYLLAKRILGELPAYFEIERFTANVERRYNALGELVTFSEAIVKVKVGEESLISVAESALGPVNALDLALRKDLGRYQSLIGGLRLVDYKVRVFQGGTDAVTRVLIESADETGERWTTVGVSANIIDASFQALVDSITYKLMREGATA comes from the coding sequence CTGTCGGCGCAGGCGCTCGCCCGCATCCACCTCTTCGACACGACGTTGCGCGACGGCGCCCAGACCACGGGCGTCGACTTCTCGCTCGACGACAAGCGGGCGGTGGCGGCGATGCTCGACAAGCTCGGCATTGACTATGTCGAGGGCGGCTATCCCGGCGCCAACCCGCTCGACACTGCCTTCTTTGCGGAAAAGCCGACGAAGCGCGCGAAGTTCGCCGCCTTCGGCATGACCAAGCGGGCAGGGCGGTCGGCCTCGAACGATCCCGGCATCGCCGCGCTGCTCGATGCCAAGGCCGACGCCATCGTCTTCGTCGCCAAGAGCTGGGACTATCATGTCCATGTCGCGCTCGAGATCTCGCTGGAAGACAACCTCGACGGCATCCGCGACAGCGTCGCCACCGCCAAGGCCGCCGGCCGCGAGGTGATGCTCGATTGCGAGCACTTCTTCGACGGCTACAAGGCCAATCCCGACTATGCCCTCGCCTGCGCCCGCGCCGCCTATGAGGCCGGCGCGCGCTGGGTCGTGCTCTGCGACACCAATGGCGGCACGCTGCCGGACGAGATCGGACGGATCGTCGCCGAGGTCGCGAAGGTCGTTCCGGGCGAGAATCTCGGCATCCACGCCCATGACGATTGCGGCTGCGCCGTCGCCAATTCGCTCGCCGCCGTCGAGGCAGGCGCGCGCCAGATCCAGGGCACGCTGAACGGCCTCGGCGAGCGCTGCGGCAACGCCAATCTGGTCACCCTGATCGGCGCGCTGAAGCTGAAGGACCGCTATAACCGCCGCTTCACGCTCGGCGTCGACGAAGCGGAGCTCGGCGAGCTCACGCATGTCTCGCGCGCGCTCGACGAGATGCTGAACCGCGCGCCGAACCGGCACGCGCCCTTCGTCGGCGCCTCCGCCTTCGCCACCAAGGCCGGCATCCACGCCTCGGCCGTGCTGAAGGACCCGCGCACCTACGAGCATGTCGCGCCCGATCTGGTCGGCAATGTCCGGAAAGTGCTGGTCTCCGACCAGGGCGGCAAATCCAACCTCGTCGCCGAGCTGGAACGCATCGGCGTCACTATCGGCCGCGACGATCCAAGGCTCTCGCGCGTGCTGGAGGAGCTGAAGGAGAAGGAGGCGCAGGGTTATGCCTTCGAGGGGGCGGATGCCTCGTTCTACCTGCTCGCCAAGCGCATCCTGGGCGAGCTGCCGGCCTATTTCGAGATCGAGCGCTTCACCGCCAATGTCGAGCGCCGCTACAATGCGCTGGGCGAGCTCGTCACCTTCTCGGAGGCGATCGTCAAGGTGAAGGTGGGCGAGGAATCGCTGATCTCGGTTGCCGAAAGCGCGCTCGGCCCGGTCAATGCGCTCGACCTGGCCTTGCGCAAGGATCTTGGCCGCTACCAGTCGCTGATCGGCGGCTTGAGGCTGGTCGACTACAAGGTCCGCGTCTTCCAGGGCGGCACCGATGCCGTCACCCGCGTTCTGATCGAATCCGCCGATGAGACCGGCGAGCGCTGGACCACTGTCGGCGTCAGCGCCAACATCATCGACGCCTCGTTCCAGGCGCTGGTCGACTCGATCACCTACAAGCTGATGCGCGAGGGCGCGACGGCGTAG
- a CDS encoding nucleoside triphosphate hydrolase, which produces MVERAGDLRRIVIALAGAPGAGKSTLSEHLLAALPAGEAALVPMDGFHFDNAMLDAMGLRHRKGAPETFDCAGLVATLRRIRSGEGGVPVPVFDREADLSRAGAAIVPADARFVLVEGNYLLLDRAPWTELAPLFDLTIFIDVPIVELERRLLTRWTDLGRSEEAARAWVEGNDLPNARLVIESSRRADVVWSNFPQPSS; this is translated from the coding sequence ATCGTCGAGCGGGCCGGTGATCTGCGCCGTATCGTCATTGCGCTCGCAGGCGCTCCGGGAGCTGGCAAGTCGACGCTGAGCGAGCATCTCCTCGCCGCATTGCCCGCCGGCGAGGCGGCTCTCGTGCCGATGGACGGCTTCCATTTCGACAATGCCATGCTGGACGCGATGGGGCTGCGCCATCGCAAGGGCGCACCCGAGACCTTCGACTGCGCCGGGCTCGTGGCGACGCTGCGGCGCATTCGTTCGGGCGAGGGTGGTGTTCCAGTGCCGGTCTTCGACCGCGAGGCCGATCTGTCCCGTGCCGGCGCGGCGATCGTCCCGGCCGACGCTCGCTTCGTGCTGGTCGAGGGCAATTATCTCCTGCTCGACCGGGCGCCCTGGACCGAGCTCGCGCCGCTCTTCGACCTCACTATTTTCATCGATGTGCCGATTGTCGAGCTGGAGCGCCGCCTGCTGACACGCTGGACCGATCTTGGCCGCAGCGAGGAGGCTGCGCGCGCCTGGGTCGAGGGCAACGATCTGCCCAATGCGCGACTGGTGATCGAAAGCAGCCGGCGGGCGGATGTCGTTTGGAGCAATTTCCCACAGCCCTCATCCTGA
- a CDS encoding ABCB family ABC transporter ATP-binding protein/permease, which produces MSSPATPVSAPLARPTVLQPGSGFIATFQALWPYLWPPERADLRQRVVAAFVLLVIGRLVLMGVPFAFKWATDALANNPTTLSNWLPFLVGAPLALTVIYGFARVGSAAFVQLRDAIFAPVFMHAVRTLALQTFGHLHHLSLRFHLERKTGGLTRVLERGRNGIEEMVRLGLNQLVPVIIEVTLIISVLLWLFDWRYVVVLVVMVVGYMAYTIKATEWRIAIRAQMNESDTDANAKAIDSLLNYETVKYFGAEARETARYDVSMARYERNSIKAYTSLAWLNFGQAAIFAAGLTISMVMCVRGFQAGTNTVGDFVLINAMLIQLYIPLNFMGTVYREIKQATLDIEQMFQLIGRDPEIQDKPGAAPLDVRAGTVTFEDVHFAYVPERPILRGISFEVPAGKTIAIVGPSGAGKSTISRLLFRFYEPQAGRILIDSQDIAEIQQVSLRSAIGMVPQDTVLFNDTIEYNLRYGRPEATQAEIEEAARLAQIDRFIKSLPEGYQSSVGERGLKLSGGEKQRVAIARTILKGPPVLVLDEATSALDSFTEKEIQDALDRVSEGRTTLVIAHRLSTVINADEIIVLDKGLIVERGHHRELLAADGVYAALWNRQRQVDEAKATLQRATAEEGESVRVSLTQ; this is translated from the coding sequence ATGTCCTCGCCTGCCACGCCGGTCTCGGCGCCTCTCGCGCGCCCCACCGTGCTCCAGCCCGGCTCCGGTTTTATCGCCACCTTCCAGGCGCTCTGGCCCTATCTCTGGCCGCCGGAACGGGCCGATCTGCGCCAGCGCGTCGTCGCCGCCTTCGTGCTGCTGGTGATCGGCCGCCTGGTGCTGATGGGCGTGCCTTTCGCCTTCAAATGGGCGACGGACGCACTCGCCAACAACCCGACGACGCTGTCGAACTGGCTGCCCTTCCTGGTCGGGGCGCCGCTGGCGCTGACCGTGATCTACGGTTTTGCCCGCGTCGGCTCGGCCGCCTTCGTGCAATTGCGCGATGCGATCTTCGCGCCGGTCTTCATGCATGCGGTCAGGACGCTGGCGCTGCAGACCTTCGGCCATCTCCACCATCTCTCGCTGCGCTTCCATCTCGAGCGCAAGACCGGCGGTTTGACGCGCGTCCTCGAGCGCGGCCGCAACGGTATCGAGGAGATGGTCCGCCTCGGCCTCAACCAGCTGGTGCCGGTGATCATCGAGGTCACGCTGATCATCAGCGTGCTGCTCTGGCTGTTCGACTGGCGCTATGTCGTCGTGCTGGTGGTGATGGTGGTCGGCTACATGGCCTACACCATCAAGGCCACCGAATGGCGCATCGCCATCCGCGCCCAGATGAACGAATCCGACACCGACGCCAACGCCAAGGCGATCGACTCGCTGCTCAACTACGAGACGGTGAAATATTTCGGCGCCGAGGCGCGCGAGACCGCCCGCTACGACGTCTCGATGGCGCGCTATGAGCGCAACTCGATCAAGGCCTATACCTCGCTCGCCTGGCTCAATTTCGGCCAGGCCGCGATCTTCGCTGCCGGTCTCACCATCTCGATGGTGATGTGCGTGCGCGGCTTCCAGGCCGGCACCAACACGGTCGGCGATTTCGTGCTGATCAACGCCATGCTGATCCAGCTCTACATCCCCCTGAATTTCATGGGCACCGTCTATCGCGAGATCAAGCAGGCGACGCTCGACATCGAGCAGATGTTCCAGCTGATCGGCCGCGATCCCGAGATCCAGGACAAGCCGGGCGCGGCCCCGCTCGATGTCCGTGCTGGCACCGTCACTTTCGAGGATGTCCACTTCGCCTATGTGCCGGAGCGGCCGATCCTGCGCGGCATTTCCTTCGAGGTGCCGGCCGGCAAGACCATCGCGATCGTCGGCCCGTCGGGTGCCGGCAAGTCGACGATCTCGCGCCTGCTCTTCCGCTTCTACGAGCCGCAAGCCGGCCGCATCCTGATCGACAGCCAGGATATCGCCGAAATCCAGCAGGTCTCCCTGCGCTCGGCGATCGGCATGGTCCCGCAGGATACGGTGCTGTTCAACGACACCATCGAATACAATCTGCGCTATGGCCGCCCCGAGGCAACGCAAGCGGAGATCGAGGAAGCCGCACGGCTCGCCCAGATCGACCGCTTCATCAAGTCGCTGCCGGAGGGCTACCAGAGTTCGGTCGGCGAGCGCGGCTTGAAGCTTTCCGGCGGCGAGAAGCAGCGCGTCGCCATCGCCCGCACCATCCTGAAGGGGCCGCCGGTGCTGGTGCTGGACGAGGCGACCTCGGCGCTCGATTCCTTCACCGAGAAGGAAATCCAGGACGCGCTCGACCGGGTCAGCGAGGGCCGCACCACGCTGGTCATCGCCCACCGCCTCTCGACCGTGATCAACGCCGACGAGATCATCGTCCTCGACAAGGGGCTGATCGTCGAGCGCGGCCACCATCGCGAATTGCTTGCCGC